One segment of Chlorocebus sabaeus isolate Y175 chromosome 24, mChlSab1.0.hap1, whole genome shotgun sequence DNA contains the following:
- the AMN gene encoding protein amnionless, with amino-acid sequence MGALGRVLLWLQLCALTHAASKLWVPNTDFDVAANWSQNRTPCAGGAVEFPADKMVSVLVREGHAVSDMLLPLDGELVLASGAGFGVSDVGSHPDCGAGDPAVFRDSDRFSWHDPHLWHSEDEAPGLFLVDAERVPCRHDDVFFPPSASFRVGLGPGAGPVRVRSISALGRTFTRDEDLAAFLASRAGRLRFHGPGALSVGPEDCADPSGCVCGNAEAQPWICADLLQSLGGRCPQAACHGALRPQGQCCDLCGAVVLLTHGPAFDLERYRARILDTFLGLPQYQGLQVAVSKVPRSPLLRDADTEIQVVLVETGPETGGAGQLARALLTDVAKHGEALGVLEATMRESGAHVWDSSAAGLAGGVAAALLLALLVLLLAPSLLRRAGRLRWRRQEAAPAGAPLGFHNPVFDMKASEELPLPRPLSLVPKAAADSTSHSYFVNPLFAGAEAEA; translated from the exons ATGGGCGCCCTGGGCCGGGTCCTGCTGTGGCTGCAGCTCTGCG CACTGACCCATGCAGCCTCCAAACTCTGGGTCCCCAATACGGACTTCGACGTCGCAGCCAACTGGAGCCAGAACCGCACCCCATGCGCCGGCGGCGCCGTCGAGTTCCCGGCGGACAAG ATGGTGTCAGTCCTGGTGCGAGAAGGTCATGCCGTCTCAGACATG CTCCTGCCGCTGGATGGGGAACTCGTCCTGGCTTCAGGAGCCGGATTCGGCGTCTCAGACGTGGGCTCGCACCCGGACTGCGGCGCGG GCGACCCTGCGGTATTCCGCGACTCTGACCGCTTCTCCTGGCATGACCCGCACCTGTGGCACTCCGAGGACGAGGCACCTGGTCTCTTCTTAGTGGACGCCGAGCGCGTGCCCTGCCGCCACGACGACGTCTTCTTTCCGCCCAGTGCCTCCTTCCGCGTGGGGCTCGGCCCTGGCGCTGGCCCCGTGCGTGTCCGGAGCATCTCGGCTCTGGGCCGG ACGTTCACGCGCGACGAGGACTTGGCTGCTTTCCTGGCGTCCCGCGCGGGCCGCCTACGCTTCCACGGGCCGGGCGCTCTGAGCGTGGGCCCCGAGGACTGCGCGGACCCGTCGGGCTGCGTCTGCGGCAACGCGGAG GCGCAGCCGTGGATCTGCGCGGATCTGCTCCAGTCCCTGGGCGGCCGCTGCCCCCAGGCCGCCTGCCATGGCGCCCTCCGACCCCAGGGGCAGTGCTGTGACCTCTGTG GAGCTGTTGTGTTGCTGACCCACGGTCCCGCATTTGACCTGGAGCGGTACCGGGCGAGGATACTGGACACCTTCCTGGGCCTG cctcagtACCAGGGGCTGCAGGTGGCCGTATCCAAGGTGCCACGCTCGCCCCTGCTCCGCGACGCCGATACCGAGATCCAGGTGGTGCTGGTGGAGACCGGGCCCGAGACGGGCGGCGCCGGGCAGCTGGCCCGGGCCCTCCTGACGGACGTCGCCAAGCACG GCGAGGCCCTCGGCGTCCTGGAGGCGACCATGCGGGAGTCGGGCGCACATGTCTGGGACAGTTCCGCGGCTGGGCTGGCGGGAGGCGTGGCGGCTGCGCTGCTGCTGGCGCTGCTGGTCCTGCTGCTGGCGCCGTCGCTGCTGCGCCGTGCCGGGAGGCTCAG GTGGAGGCGCCAGGAGGCGGCCCCGGCCGGGGCACCCCTCGGATTCCACAACCCGGTGTTCGACATGAAGGCCTCCGAGGAGCTG CCCCTGCCCCGGCCGCTCAGCCTGGTTCCGAAGGCTGCCGCAGACAGCACGAGCCACAGTTACTTCGTCAACCCGCTGTTCGCCGGggctgaggctgaggcctga